The following is a genomic window from Planctomycetia bacterium.
TATCCCAGATTGCACTGGCGCCGACGGCGATGGCCAGGACGGCGGTGGTCACCTTGAGCCAGGACAGCGCGGGTATCCGCCGATGGAGAAAGAGCGATCCGAGCGCCAATAGCCAGAATAAGCAATACGCGGCAAGGGCGACGCGGCAACGCGCGGCCGTGGAAGTGGAGAAGTGCCAGAAGAAGAGTGTCTCCACCATGGCGCTGGTCGCCGGTTTTCTGATCCGGACCTCGCAACGCTTGCGGGCGAAGTCCAGGTTTCGCTGGATCTGTGCGTCGCCGGGCATGAGCTTCAGCGCGCGCTTGTAATTCAGGATCGCTCGGCCGACATCGCCGAGGCGCAGGTAGGTGTTGGCGAGGTTGTAGAAGAGTCTTCCATTGCGGACTCCGCCATCGACGAGCGACTCAAACCCTGCGAGCGCGGAATGGTAGAGCGACTGAGCCTCAACCGTACCATGCTGGCCGGTCGCGACGGCAGCCTCGAAATCGGCGAGGGCTTTGCGGAGCACCGCACGTTGATTTGTCGCATCCGCGCCTTGCTGCTGTGCCTGCGCGCGGGGAGGAAGCAGGATGCTGACGACGCAGACCATGAGCAACGTGGCAAGCCGGCGCATGTGTCTCACCTTAAACCTGCCCGATCCAGTTCGCTGACCAGTTGTGCCGCGACAGCCGCTCCATTCCGGACGGCGGAATCACCGCCTCCGTACTGGGCGAATTCGAGATTCTCCAGCGTCTCATCCAGCCGAGAGACGAGGTCATCGTTGATACCTTTTTCCCGAGCCAGCCGAACCGCATCGTTTCGGGTGAGACCGCCGGCGGGAACGTTGCAGCAATCCGCCACGTATCCGAGCAGTGCGGCACGTATGTCACCCGAGGCACTATCACCGTTCGCACTAAGCGCCTTCTTCGCGTTGGCGAGGGCCATGCTTCGACGACGCAGCGCCTGATTTTGGCGATATCTCTCGGATCGACGATGCACGAACCACGTCACCAGATAGGCGGCGGGCATCGCCAACAGGACGATCCACACCA
Proteins encoded in this region:
- a CDS encoding tetratricopeptide repeat protein, which codes for MRRLATLLMVCVVSILLPPRAQAQQQGADATNQRAVLRKALADFEAAVATGQHGTVEAQSLYHSALAGFESLVDGGVRNGRLFYNLANTYLRLGDVGRAILNYKRALKLMPGDAQIQRNLDFARKRCEVRIRKPATSAMVETLFFWHFSTSTAARCRVALAAYCLFWLLALGSLFLHRRIPALSWLKVTTAVLAIAVGASAIWDIRPSARREGVLISENIVVRKGNGEYYDPQFEKPLPAGVEFQMLELRQDVDGRDWYRIQLSDGKDGWIRADQADLV